The proteins below come from a single Treponema phagedenis genomic window:
- the pepT gene encoding peptidase T has protein sequence MRIDRNLFFPYHSRMTTNDIKPKLLERLVRYTAIGTQSKAEKADQGIIPSSEVQWELAKLLVKELEDLGLKAELDEHCYVFARLPATEGCRQKKGFGLCAHMDTASDAPADTVKPQVHTDYDGKPIVLKDGFVIDPAHDADLAACIGDTIITSDGTTLLGADDKAGIAGIMTAVEFLLANPNIAHGPIEILFTPDEETGHGMDFVPLEKIQSKAFYTIDGGQEGEVEDECFNAYRSDIVFTGIAAHLGAARGKMVNAVTMAASFIESLPPQESPEATDGYYGFFCPLELEATAEKATLRVYIRDFGAIQERLKRIDTLAAAIEACYPNGKVSVTHTEQYRNMKTKLDTSPEILARLKEAVRRAGVEPKLKPIRGGTDGSRLTELGIPTPNLFTGGHNYHSRTEWASLNQMEKMCLSIIELAKIWAEE, from the coding sequence TTGAGAATTGACAGAAATCTCTTTTTTCCGTACCATAGCCGCATGACCACAAACGATATTAAACCGAAACTTTTAGAGCGGTTGGTTCGCTATACCGCCATCGGCACACAAAGCAAGGCGGAAAAGGCTGACCAAGGTATTATCCCTTCAAGCGAAGTACAATGGGAGCTTGCAAAGCTTTTAGTAAAAGAATTAGAGGATCTTGGACTGAAGGCAGAGCTTGATGAGCATTGTTATGTCTTTGCCCGTCTGCCCGCAACCGAAGGCTGCCGGCAGAAAAAAGGATTCGGACTTTGCGCACATATGGATACGGCAAGCGATGCGCCCGCCGATACTGTAAAACCGCAGGTGCATACCGATTACGACGGTAAGCCTATTGTATTAAAAGACGGCTTTGTAATAGACCCGGCACATGATGCCGATTTAGCCGCTTGCATCGGTGACACGATTATCACCTCCGACGGCACCACCCTCTTGGGCGCCGACGATAAGGCGGGAATTGCAGGCATTATGACCGCCGTTGAATTCCTTTTGGCAAATCCGAACATTGCCCACGGCCCAATCGAAATTCTTTTTACTCCCGATGAGGAAACCGGACACGGAATGGATTTTGTTCCGCTTGAGAAGATTCAGTCAAAAGCGTTTTACACGATAGATGGGGGACAGGAAGGCGAGGTTGAAGACGAATGTTTTAACGCATACCGAAGCGACATTGTTTTTACCGGAATTGCCGCACACCTTGGCGCCGCCCGCGGCAAAATGGTAAATGCGGTAACGATGGCAGCCTCTTTTATTGAGTCTTTGCCCCCGCAAGAAAGCCCCGAGGCTACCGACGGATATTACGGCTTTTTTTGCCCCTTGGAGCTTGAGGCAACCGCCGAAAAGGCAACCTTACGGGTTTATATCCGTGATTTCGGCGCTATTCAGGAGCGCTTAAAGCGTATCGATACGCTTGCCGCCGCCATCGAAGCCTGCTATCCGAACGGAAAGGTTTCGGTAACGCATACGGAGCAATACCGAAACATGAAAACAAAACTCGATACAAGCCCCGAAATTCTTGCGCGTTTAAAAGAAGCGGTTCGCCGCGCCGGCGTTGAACCCAAGCTGAAACCCATTCGCGGCGGCACTGACGGCTCACGTCTTACCGAGCTTGGAATCCCTACGCCGAATCTTTTTACCGGCGGACATAACTATCACTCAAGGACGGAGTGGGCATCGCTTAATCAAATGGAAAAAATGTGCTTGAGCATTATTGAGCTTGCAAAAATTTGGGCTGAGGAATGA
- the murA gene encoding UDP-N-acetylglucosamine 1-carboxyvinyltransferase produces MYEYHIEGGFPVKGTVKASGNKNAALPCIAAAVLTDEPVRLKNLPEIEDVGVMLDVFKAFGGSVEKKAPNEYELRLETVRSSEIPANEARKIRASILFAGPLLARTRKAILPPPGGDVIGRRRLDTHFLALTELGAQVHINGRFVFSANKLIGKDIFLDEASVTATENAVMAASMAEGTTIINNAASEPHVQDLCRLLTAMGAKISGIGSNILTIEGVPKLHGAEFTIGPDFMEIGSFIGLAAVTRGSLTITDVKPSDMRPIKLAFNKLGITWSIEGSTLTVPAQQSLQVNCDLGGMIPKIDDSPWPGFPPDLTSIMTVIATQVEGTVLIHEKMFESRMFFVDKLIGMGARIILCDPHRAVVSGPSTLHGSELVSPDVRAGMALVIAACCARGESIISNIYQIERGYEHLVEKLKSIGVQISRREVDS; encoded by the coding sequence GTGTACGAATATCATATTGAAGGCGGTTTTCCGGTTAAGGGGACTGTTAAGGCAAGCGGAAATAAGAATGCGGCGCTGCCCTGTATTGCGGCGGCGGTTTTGACTGATGAGCCGGTGCGGCTTAAAAATCTTCCCGAAATAGAAGATGTGGGGGTTATGCTGGATGTGTTTAAGGCATTCGGCGGCAGCGTGGAAAAAAAGGCTCCGAATGAGTATGAGCTTCGGCTGGAAACGGTGCGTTCTTCCGAAATACCGGCAAATGAGGCAAGGAAAATCCGTGCCTCGATTTTGTTTGCGGGGCCGCTGCTTGCGCGGACACGAAAGGCAATTTTGCCGCCGCCCGGCGGAGATGTTATCGGTAGGCGGCGTTTGGATACGCATTTTTTAGCCCTTACCGAGTTGGGCGCGCAGGTGCATATCAACGGGCGGTTTGTGTTTTCGGCGAATAAGCTTATCGGGAAGGATATTTTCCTTGATGAGGCCTCGGTTACCGCAACGGAGAATGCGGTTATGGCGGCAAGCATGGCGGAGGGCACAACGATTATCAATAATGCGGCAAGCGAACCGCATGTGCAAGACCTTTGCCGGCTGCTCACCGCGATGGGCGCAAAAATTTCCGGTATCGGCTCCAATATTCTGACAATTGAGGGGGTGCCGAAGCTGCACGGTGCGGAGTTTACCATCGGCCCCGACTTTATGGAAATCGGCTCGTTTATCGGACTTGCGGCGGTTACGCGCGGCTCGCTTACGATCACCGATGTTAAGCCTTCCGATATGCGCCCGATAAAACTGGCGTTTAATAAACTCGGCATTACTTGGAGCATTGAGGGCTCAACGCTCACCGTTCCTGCGCAGCAAAGTTTGCAGGTAAACTGCGACCTCGGCGGTATGATTCCGAAAATCGATGATTCGCCGTGGCCGGGGTTTCCGCCCGATCTTACCAGCATTATGACGGTTATCGCCACACAGGTGGAAGGCACGGTGCTTATTCACGAAAAGATGTTTGAATCGAGGATGTTTTTTGTGGACAAACTCATCGGTATGGGGGCACGAATTATCCTTTGTGATCCGCATCGGGCGGTTGTTTCGGGGCCGAGCACCTTACACGGTTCCGAGCTTGTGTCTCCCGATGTGCGGGCAGGCATGGCGCTGGTGATTGCCGCCTGCTGTGCGCGGGGCGAAAGCATTATCAGCAATATCTATCAGATTGAGCGTGGCTATGAGCATTTGGTTGAAAAGCTCAAATCAATCGGCGTACAAATATCGCGGCGGGAAGTGGACTCGTAA